Within the Alphaproteobacteria bacterium genome, the region CCGCGGGTCGATCTGGGCGTCGGCCAGCCAGTCCTTCATCGCGTTGATCATGTCGGTGGCCAGCAGCGGGTTGCCGCGGGCGTCGACGGCGGCCGGGTCGATGTCGGCCTTGACGGTCATCACCCGCACCCCGCCGGTGCGCGCCAGCGTGCCGACCCGCGGCTCGGCGCTGCGCACCACGAAGTTCGAGATCGGCACCAGGCCGGCATTGGTCTGGATGCGGATGCGGTCGAGCATCGACAGGTTGCGGTCGGCCACCGGGTAGCGCGCGACGATGTCGACCTCGTCGTCGGCATCGTCGGGGCGGTATTCGCTGAAGCGCAGGCCGTTGGTCACCAGCCGGATCAGGCTGCCGATCTGGGCGATGCTGGCGTCGAACTTGGCGGCCTGGGCGCGGTCGATGGTCAGCTCCCATTCGACGCCGGGCAGCGGCCGGCTGTCCTCGATGTCGATCAGCCCGGGCGTGCGCTCCATCCGGTCGCGCAGCATGACCACGGTCGGCTCGATCAGCTCGGGATATTGCGAGGCGATCTGGATCTGCACCGGCTTGCCGGCGGCCGGCCCGGCCTCCTGCTCGCGCACCTCGACGGTGATGCCGGCCAGTTCGGACGCGCGCTCCAGGATCTCGTGCTCGATCTCGCGGGCCGACCGGCGCCGGTCCCACTCGACGAACTCGATGGCGATGATGCCGATGACGTCCTCGGCCGCGTCCTGGCTCTGCCCCTGGCCGCCGCTGCGGGTATAGACCGAAGCCATCTCGTTGCGTTCGGCCGCCACGTCCAGGACGATGTCCTCGACCTCGGCGACCAGGAAATCCTGCTCGTCGACCGACAGGTTGCCGCGCGCCTTGACCTGCAGGCTGATCTGCTCCGGCTCGATCGACGGGAAGAACTCGACGCCGCGGCCGAAGGTGCCATAGGCCATCTGCGCCCCGACCAGCGCCAGCACGGCGGCGATCAGGATCTTGCCCGGGTGGCGCAGGGCGCCGCGCAGGACGCGCACATAGCCGCCGGTGAAGCCCTTCACCGAGCGCAGCGCCGCCTCGATGTCGGTCGACGGGTCGTCGCCCGACAGCAGCTTCATCTGCGCGACCTTGGCCTCGTCCATCTTCACCCGTTGGCGCCCGAGCACGCCGCCCAGCGTCGGCACGAAGATCAGCGCCATCGCCAGCGAGGCGCTGAGCGTGGCGATCAGGGTGATCGGCAGGTACTGCATGAACTCGCCGACGATGCCAGGCCAGAACAGCAGCGGCAGGAAGGCGGCCAGGGTGGTGGCGGTCGAGGCGATGATCGGCCACGCCATCCGCTTGGCCGCTGCGCCGTAGGCCTGCTTGCGGGTATAGCCCTCGGCCAGCTTGCGGTCGGCGTATTCGGTGACCACGATGGCGCCGTCGACCAGCATGCCGACGGCGAGGATCAGCGCGAACAGCACCACGATGTTGACGGTCAGGCCCATGATCGCCAGCACCAGGATGCCGGTCAGGAACGAGCCGGGGATGGCGACGCCGACCAGCAGGCCGGACTTGATGCCGAGCGCGCCGACGATGACGATCATCACCAGCAGCACGGCGCTGATGATGTTGTTCTGCAGGTCGTCCAGCATGCGCCGGATGTCCTGGCTGGAATCGCCGGAATAGGTGATCTCGACCGTCTCGGGGATGAACTCGCGCAGGCTCGCCACGGTCGCCTTGACCATCTCGATGGTCTCGATGACGTTCTCGCCGCTGCGCTTCACCACCTCCAGGCCGACCGCCGGCTCGCCGTTGATGCGGGCATAGCTCTGCGGATCCTTGAACGTGCGCTGCACGGTGGCGACGTCGCGCAGCATGATGACCCGGTCGCCGTCGACCTTGATCGGCAGGGTCAGGATGTCGTTCAGGTTCTCGAACAGGCCCGGCACGCGGATGGCGAAGCGGCCGTTGCCGGTGTCGAGCTGGCCCGCCGCGATCAGCCGGTTGGAGTTGGAGACGATCGTCACCAGCTCGTCGACCGCCAGCCCATAGCTTTCCGCCACCACCGGGTCGATGATCACCTCGACCTGCTCCTCGCGGTCGCCGGCGATGTCGACGCTGAGGACCGGGGGCAGGGCCTCGATGGCGTCCTCCAGCCGGCGCGCC harbors:
- a CDS encoding efflux RND transporter permease subunit, with translation MNALIGAALSHSRMVLSTLALLLVAGYATYVAIPKESDPDINIPIIYVSMSLEGVSPEDAERLLVKPIEQEVRSVEGLKEMRSTAYLGGANVVLEFEAGFDADQALLDVREDVDRAKPNLPAEADEPTVNEVNLSLFPVITVNLHGPVPERTLLAVARRLEDAIEALPPVLSVDIAGDREEQVEVIIDPVVAESYGLAVDELVTIVSNSNRLIAAGQLDTGNGRFAIRVPGLFENLNDILTLPIKVDGDRVIMLRDVATVQRTFKDPQSYARINGEPAVGLEVVKRSGENVIETIEMVKATVASLREFIPETVEITYSGDSSQDIRRMLDDLQNNIISAVLLVMIVIVGALGIKSGLLVGVAIPGSFLTGILVLAIMGLTVNIVVLFALILAVGMLVDGAIVVTEYADRKLAEGYTRKQAYGAAAKRMAWPIIASTATTLAAFLPLLFWPGIVGEFMQYLPITLIATLSASLAMALIFVPTLGGVLGRQRVKMDEAKVAQMKLLSGDDPSTDIEAALRSVKGFTGGYVRVLRGALRHPGKILIAAVLALVGAQMAYGTFGRGVEFFPSIEPEQISLQVKARGNLSVDEQDFLVAEVEDIVLDVAAERNEMASVYTRSGGQGQSQDAAEDVIGIIAIEFVEWDRRRSAREIEHEILERASELAGITVEVREQEAGPAAGKPVQIQIASQYPELIEPTVVMLRDRMERTPGLIDIEDSRPLPGVEWELTIDRAQAAKFDASIAQIGSLIRLVTNGLRFSEYRPDDADDEVDIVARYPVADRNLSMLDRIRIQTNAGLVPISNFVVRSAEPRVGTLARTGGVRVMTVKADIDPAAVDARGNPLLATDMINAMKDWLADAQIDPRVEVSFQGEDEDQAEAQAFLTSAFGIALFIMAIILVTQFNSFYSAFLILSAVIMSTVGVMLGLLLTNQPFGIVMSGVGVIALAGIVVNNNIVLIDTYDQLRKTVTNPMHAILLTGAQRLRPVMLTTVTTILGLMPMVLQVNIDFAARSLSVGAPSTQWWVQLSTAIAFGLTFATVLTLIVTPCALLARENVRGWRARRRERRDARRAAAGRTPAQQQDGWTAEPLPEAAE